The following coding sequences lie in one Flagellimonas eckloniae genomic window:
- a CDS encoding 3-phosphoshikimate 1-carboxyvinyltransferase: MKLQLSYPQRKKINKAIQITGSKSETNRSLLLQALFPNIKIENLSNSDDGEVMQKGLEKSTGVVDIHHAGTAMRFLTAYFASQEEKEVVLTGSKRMKERPIKVLVEALRELGAEIKYENKEGYPPIKITGKKLEQNKVSLPANISSQYISALLLIAPSLENGLELELIGKITSVPYIKMTLALLKQIGVDASFNGNTINVNPKNKVEDTTLIVESDWSSASYFFSIAALCEVGTEIQLSAYKKDSLQGDSVLAEIYKDFGVETSFSDNQIVIAKTAECKLSTVNYDLSNAPDIAQTISVTCLGLGIGCHLTGLHTLPIKETDRLAALKTELSKLGGKVDIDSESLTLLPCDRITSRVEIDTYNDHRMGMAFGPLGIKTDVFINDAGVVSKSYPDFWKDLRTLGFSAEEV, translated from the coding sequence TTGAAACTACAACTTTCGTATCCGCAAAGGAAGAAAATAAACAAGGCAATACAGATTACGGGTTCTAAGAGCGAAACCAACCGTTCATTATTGCTTCAAGCGCTTTTTCCAAATATAAAAATTGAGAATCTTTCCAATTCCGATGACGGAGAGGTAATGCAAAAAGGATTGGAAAAATCGACTGGGGTTGTGGATATTCATCATGCAGGAACGGCAATGCGTTTTTTAACAGCATATTTCGCCTCCCAAGAAGAAAAAGAAGTTGTTTTAACAGGTTCTAAACGAATGAAAGAACGCCCCATTAAAGTACTTGTGGAGGCGCTCCGTGAACTAGGAGCAGAAATTAAATATGAGAATAAAGAAGGTTATCCACCAATTAAAATAACAGGGAAAAAATTAGAACAAAATAAGGTCTCGCTACCGGCCAACATAAGCAGTCAATACATTTCCGCTCTTTTGTTGATTGCCCCAAGTTTAGAAAACGGACTTGAATTGGAACTTATCGGAAAAATAACCTCGGTTCCATATATAAAAATGACCTTGGCACTGCTAAAACAAATCGGTGTGGATGCTTCTTTTAACGGGAACACGATAAATGTCAATCCAAAAAACAAGGTTGAAGACACTACCTTGATAGTGGAATCAGATTGGAGTTCAGCAAGTTATTTCTTCAGTATAGCAGCATTGTGTGAAGTAGGTACAGAGATTCAACTATCCGCTTATAAAAAGGATTCATTGCAGGGCGATAGCGTTCTGGCAGAAATCTATAAGGATTTTGGCGTGGAGACATCGTTTTCAGACAATCAAATTGTAATAGCCAAAACAGCAGAGTGCAAATTATCAACCGTAAATTATGACCTTTCCAATGCTCCGGACATTGCACAGACAATTTCAGTGACCTGCCTAGGGTTGGGCATTGGCTGTCATCTTACCGGATTGCATACACTACCTATAAAAGAGACCGATCGTTTAGCAGCCCTAAAAACAGAACTATCAAAATTGGGTGGAAAAGTTGATATTGATTCGGAAAGCTTGACTTTACTGCCTTGTGATAGAATTACTTCCAGAGTCGAAATTGATACCTACAATGATCATAGAATGGGCATGGCCTTTGGTCCTTTGGGAATCAAGACAGATGTATTCATCAATGATGCTGGGGTAGTTTCCAAATCATATCCAGATTTTTGGAAAGACCTTAGAACATTGGGTTTTTCTGCTGAGGAAGTCTAA
- a CDS encoding DUF3857 domain-containing protein, with product MGTKINSLKDKTTLVNKNMTLIKQNIFIILSFFSISLSAQQDFTFGELSNTHKNFTKYEKDTTAGAVYLYEKGKNFFEVRKNYVKLITQYHGIIKILKKEGFDHATIQMPYYHTDKRTEKIEKIRAFTYNDGVKVGLGKENVFDVDLSDRWSAKRFTFPNIKVGSVLEYTYEIESPFFFNLTGWEFQSDIPKVYSEYNAEIPGNYVYNRSLNGEFELDVNEADIKRNCFSIPSSNNNADCEVLKYAMNDIPAFPEDEQFMLAKDNYISQLEFEMSEYRGFDGKIDKYTKSWKDVDKEFRTDKDIGTQLRKKNFFENHVPENLLTKGDEITRAKNIFAFVQKHYTWNEEYGLWRNNRVKQAFSEKIGNAAEINITLINLLNAADIKVDMMLLATRGFGLPKQQHPVMNDFNYLIAKAEIRGKTYLLDAVDDEIPFGIISYRCLNYIGRVMDFKNESYWYEIKPSHQSKRIVRAQITLDFEHQKAVGIFDDISRGYESVFQKRKINSMSDEDFLDEIENDNEENIRIISHEIKADNPEKSLLSQRFQFEIEDLEQSKTIYFNPFLIHFFKTNPFVSEERHFPIDFGYQRNYGYAASIKIPENYKVKDLPEALNLALPQDSGLLRFKCSESNGVVSVFFDLKLNAPQYTSEAYTLVKTFFAKAVDVQKQSLIVLEKI from the coding sequence ATGGGTACTAAAATAAACTCACTAAAAGACAAAACGACACTAGTCAATAAAAATATGACCTTGATTAAACAGAACATTTTTATAATTCTGTCCTTTTTCTCAATTAGTTTATCAGCACAACAGGATTTTACGTTTGGCGAACTCTCAAATACCCATAAAAATTTCACCAAATACGAAAAGGACACCACTGCAGGCGCAGTATATCTCTATGAAAAAGGGAAAAACTTTTTTGAGGTGCGGAAGAATTACGTTAAGCTGATTACTCAATATCACGGCATAATCAAGATATTAAAGAAAGAAGGTTTTGACCATGCAACCATTCAAATGCCCTATTATCATACTGATAAGAGGACCGAGAAGATTGAAAAAATTAGAGCTTTTACATATAACGATGGAGTAAAGGTGGGACTGGGAAAAGAAAATGTTTTTGATGTAGATCTTTCAGACAGGTGGTCTGCCAAACGGTTCACATTTCCAAATATTAAAGTGGGATCTGTACTGGAGTATACTTATGAAATTGAATCCCCATTTTTCTTCAATCTTACAGGATGGGAGTTCCAATCGGATATTCCCAAAGTCTATTCGGAATACAATGCGGAAATCCCTGGAAATTACGTATACAACCGCTCCTTGAATGGTGAGTTTGAACTAGATGTCAATGAAGCTGACATCAAAAGAAATTGCTTTAGTATTCCGTCATCCAACAATAATGCGGATTGCGAAGTGCTTAAATATGCTATGAACGATATTCCTGCCTTCCCTGAAGATGAACAGTTTATGCTTGCCAAAGACAATTATATATCACAATTGGAATTTGAAATGTCCGAGTATAGAGGGTTCGACGGTAAAATTGATAAATACACCAAATCATGGAAGGATGTGGATAAGGAATTTAGAACCGATAAGGATATTGGGACACAGCTTCGAAAAAAGAATTTTTTTGAAAATCATGTCCCAGAAAATTTATTGACCAAAGGAGACGAAATCACCAGGGCCAAAAATATTTTCGCTTTTGTGCAAAAACATTATACGTGGAATGAGGAATATGGTTTGTGGAGAAATAATAGGGTGAAGCAGGCATTTTCGGAAAAGATTGGCAATGCAGCGGAGATTAACATTACATTGATCAATTTACTTAACGCCGCAGATATCAAGGTGGATATGATGCTACTGGCCACACGAGGATTTGGATTGCCTAAGCAACAACATCCTGTAATGAATGACTTTAATTATTTGATTGCAAAAGCAGAAATTAGAGGTAAGACCTACCTATTGGACGCCGTGGACGATGAAATTCCATTTGGAATAATCTCCTATCGTTGTCTAAATTATATTGGAAGGGTAATGGATTTCAAAAATGAAAGTTATTGGTACGAAATTAAGCCATCGCATCAAAGCAAGAGAATTGTAAGGGCCCAAATTACCTTAGATTTTGAACACCAGAAAGCCGTTGGGATTTTTGATGATATCAGTAGAGGATATGAAAGTGTTTTTCAAAAAAGGAAAATAAATTCAATGTCCGATGAGGATTTTCTGGATGAAATTGAAAACGACAACGAAGAAAATATTCGGATAATATCACATGAGATAAAGGCAGATAACCCTGAAAAGAGCTTGCTTTCGCAAAGATTTCAATTTGAAATAGAAGATTTGGAACAGTCCAAAACGATATACTTCAACCCATTTTTAATTCATTTTTTCAAGACTAACCCCTTTGTTTCCGAGGAGCGGCATTTTCCAATAGATTTTGGGTATCAAAGAAATTATGGGTATGCGGCGTCTATAAAAATTCCGGAGAATTACAAAGTGAAGGATTTGCCCGAAGCATTGAATTTGGCACTTCCCCAGGATTCTGGTCTTTTAAGGTTTAAGTGTTCAGAAAGTAATGGGGTTGTTAGTGTTTTCTTCGATTTAAAGTTAAATGCACCACAATATACCAGTGAAGCCTATACTCTTGTTAAAACGTTTTTTGCAAAAGCGGTTGATGTTCAAAAGCAAAGTTTAATCGTTTTGGAAAAAATCTAA
- a CDS encoding nucleotide pyrophosphohydrolase: MNIENAQKAVDDWIKNHGVRYFNELTNMAQLTEEVGEVARIIARRYGEQSEKESDKTKDLGEELADVLFVVLCLANQTGIDLQQAFDKKLDLKTKRDHDRHQNNEKLK, encoded by the coding sequence ATGAACATAGAAAACGCCCAAAAAGCTGTTGATGATTGGATTAAAAATCATGGAGTTCGCTACTTTAACGAACTTACCAATATGGCACAACTTACTGAAGAAGTGGGTGAGGTGGCCAGAATAATTGCTAGACGCTACGGAGAACAAAGCGAAAAAGAATCGGATAAAACCAAGGATTTAGGTGAAGAATTGGCAGATGTACTCTTTGTGGTACTCTGTTTGGCCAATCAGACAGGAATAGATTTACAACAAGCATTCGACAAAAAGTTAGATTTGAAAACCAAGCGGGATCATGACCGTCATCAGAACAACGAAAAGCTCAAATAA
- a CDS encoding DUF3857 domain-containing protein has translation MNFSPKRALVVVLFLCCTNLTFGQNFKFGKVSLEELKEEKNQDDSSAVASVLYRKYHLKFKYLDDIGFVVETRVHERVKLYSKDGFDYATVSQKLYNSESKHESLTGIKAFTYNLVNGKIEKHKLQKSGIFSTELSKFYDEEKFTLPNVKEGSVIEYEYLVQSPFYYSIDEIPLQYDIPIKHQEVSIETPEYFVFKPSQKGYLTLNPRYGSKPGKISFTSKTRSDNNGALNTNYSTQSIDYKISTTEYVMENVPALREEPYVNHMDNYRSAVNYELSYVQFPQSTREDYTTTWAKVVKTIYESDRFGKQLKRSRYYQDDLATILDTHITDMEKMVTIFQYVKERMNWNDYLGYYSDKGVEKAFKEKSGNIADINLMLTSMLSHAGLKANPVLVSTRDNGVPMFPTMEGFNYVIASVELDDTIILLDATNKYAEPNILPSRALNWFGKLVKKDHSFTTVSLSPQKTSDIDVVMNITLDENGTINGKCRNTHSSYHAYSFRNHFATQEEEQYLENLENKNNGMEISNYTLKNKMEMGKPVIESFDFTMDGQADVIGDNIYFQPLFHKATTENPFKLEERNYPIDFVYPIQERFKINILIPEGYQLTSKPNNTNLVMDEKMGSFSYAVAANGKYLQVAVRFSINQAIIGADHYLQLKEFFKMAIEKQTEKIVLSRI, from the coding sequence ATGAATTTTTCACCTAAACGGGCTCTTGTTGTAGTCTTGTTTTTATGTTGCACCAACCTAACTTTTGGACAGAATTTTAAATTTGGAAAAGTTTCTTTAGAAGAGCTCAAAGAAGAAAAAAATCAGGATGATTCATCAGCGGTAGCATCTGTATTATACCGCAAGTACCATTTAAAATTTAAATATTTAGATGATATAGGTTTTGTGGTGGAAACTAGAGTACATGAAAGAGTAAAACTATATTCCAAGGATGGTTTTGATTATGCAACTGTTTCCCAAAAATTATACAATAGCGAATCCAAGCATGAATCGTTGACAGGAATTAAAGCTTTCACATATAATCTGGTAAATGGAAAAATAGAGAAACATAAGCTACAGAAATCTGGGATTTTCTCTACAGAGTTAAGTAAGTTCTATGATGAAGAAAAATTTACATTACCCAATGTAAAGGAGGGTAGCGTTATTGAATATGAATACCTTGTTCAATCACCATTCTATTATTCAATAGATGAGATTCCCCTGCAATACGATATCCCCATAAAGCATCAAGAAGTTTCCATAGAGACACCTGAGTACTTTGTGTTTAAACCATCTCAAAAAGGGTATTTAACGTTAAATCCAAGGTATGGTTCCAAACCAGGAAAAATCAGTTTTACATCTAAAACAAGATCAGACAACAATGGTGCGCTAAATACTAATTATAGTACCCAATCAATTGATTACAAAATTTCGACAACTGAATATGTAATGGAGAATGTACCAGCTCTTAGAGAGGAGCCTTATGTAAACCATATGGATAATTATAGGAGTGCAGTGAATTATGAGCTGAGCTATGTTCAATTTCCACAATCTACTCGAGAAGACTATACAACCACATGGGCAAAAGTAGTTAAAACGATTTATGAAAGTGATCGGTTTGGTAAGCAGCTAAAACGTTCCCGGTATTATCAAGATGACCTTGCAACAATTTTGGATACCCATATCACAGATATGGAAAAGATGGTTACAATATTTCAGTATGTAAAAGAACGAATGAATTGGAATGATTACTTGGGTTATTATTCTGATAAAGGTGTGGAAAAAGCCTTTAAAGAGAAATCTGGAAATATTGCGGATATTAACTTAATGCTGACTTCAATGTTGAGCCATGCTGGCTTAAAGGCAAATCCGGTTCTAGTAAGTACTAGGGACAATGGAGTTCCAATGTTTCCAACAATGGAAGGCTTTAACTATGTAATTGCGTCTGTGGAATTGGATGATACTATTATTCTTTTAGATGCAACGAACAAGTATGCTGAGCCCAACATTTTGCCATCGAGGGCTTTGAATTGGTTTGGAAAGCTTGTGAAAAAAGACCATTCCTTTACAACAGTTTCACTATCTCCCCAAAAAACTTCGGATATAGATGTGGTAATGAACATTACTTTGGATGAAAATGGAACAATTAACGGAAAGTGCAGAAACACCCATAGTAGCTATCATGCCTATTCTTTCAGAAACCATTTTGCCACTCAGGAAGAAGAGCAATATCTTGAAAACCTTGAAAATAAAAACAACGGTATGGAGATTTCTAACTATACGCTCAAAAATAAAATGGAAATGGGCAAGCCTGTTATAGAGAGTTTTGATTTCACTATGGATGGGCAAGCCGATGTTATAGGTGATAATATTTACTTCCAACCCTTATTTCATAAGGCGACTACTGAAAATCCATTCAAATTGGAAGAAAGAAATTATCCAATTGACTTTGTATATCCAATCCAAGAAAGATTCAAAATTAATATTTTAATACCAGAGGGGTATCAATTGACGTCAAAACCAAACAATACAAACCTTGTGATGGATGAAAAAATGGGCTCGTTTAGTTATGCAGTTGCAGCCAATGGTAAATATTTGCAAGTAGCAGTCAGATTTTCAATTAACCAGGCCATTATAGGAGCAGATCATTATCTACAATTGAAAGAGTTTTTTAAAATGGCAATAGAGAAACAAACAGAAAAAATAGTTTTATCAAGAATTTGA